The following are from one region of the Mus caroli chromosome 13, CAROLI_EIJ_v1.1, whole genome shotgun sequence genome:
- the Gprin1 gene encoding G protein-regulated inducer of neurite outgrowth 1: MRDCCSSPKAIPAPPRHALDQSLGMDPRHTSSSGAAEGASCSERPAGSLACPSPNCSPLPETSKAHGALTSDASGTTLFGKPEPMSSAEAAPTASEIRNPVFSGKMDGNSLKQADSTSTRKEEAGSLRNEESVSKGKAEPMIYGKGEPGTVGRVDCTASGVENSGSLGKVDKPCSSKVDIVSPGGDNAGSLRKVEIISSGKMDPKPENVMHSRRERPGSTGEGDLVSLRENDMKPPDKADSASTKKTDPEFSGKLTPGSSGKTELASSVTVAPVTSENVNPVCLGGVGPAAVSNTENLSSAKKDPQFLGKKEAVSSGEGGSVSVRIAETVSARQPEGVFPAKTGPTSSNSTGPSGRVDPVSLRNSELVSPVKPEHLSSGQAERVSLVKTETLSSGKEDPRSSRRVDHTTVTGNMKTSQKGNPESSGKTDLGSSSSRDTRSLGTWGSLSAAKAEVTEGKGDPQPLEKASLPASEKTDPLASSKAGSASQEKAETVSPGEVDAMTLGKTASMSSGKTALVSPGKVDLMASERAEGIPELKASEKRNPGNSTREDTGATGSTEPKSGVKVVTQIPGATSPGKVETPSLQKEQPQLSEKTDPSRKVDAPTTVEPVSLGKADSASPSPRKAESQTSAKTVPQAPDKATSSLRQSDGTPYSSAQPQRDTRSIGSLPEPEPSASTSQKDLAAAAAQKSPSAEAAAPPPGPRTRDNFTKAPSWDAGAPPPREDAGTQAGAQACVSVAVSPMSPQDGAGGPAFSFQAAPRAPSPAPRPPSRRDAGLQVSLGAAETRSVATGPMTPQAAAPPAVPPVFPEVRVRPGSVLAAAMAPQEATEPVRDVSWDEKGMTWEVYGASMEVEVLGMAIQKHLERQIEEHGRQGAPAPPPAVRAGPGRAGSVRTAPAEGAAKRPPGLFRALLQSVRRPRCCSRAGPTAE; this comes from the coding sequence ATGAGGGACTGCTGCTCCTCTCCAAAGGCCATCCCTGCACCCCCAAGGCACGCCCTGGACCAGAGCTTAGGCATGGACCCCAGACACACCAGTTCCAGTGGGGCTGCGGAAGGGGCCTCCTGTTCTGAGAGGCCTGCTGGGAGCTTAGCCTGCCCTTCTCCTAACTGCAGCCCTCTCCCAGAGACATCGAAGGCACATGGAGCCTTGACCTCAGACGCCTCTGGAACGACTTTGTTTGGGAAGCCAGAGCCCATGTCCTCAGCAGAAGCCGCTCCCACAGCCTCAGAGATCAGAAATCCTGTGTTCTCGGGGAAGATGGATGGCAACTCCCTGAAGCAGGCAGACTCCACTTCCACACGAAAGGAAGAGGCTGGGTCCTTGAGGAATGAAGAGTCCGTGTCGAAGGGAAAGGCAGAGCCTATGATCTATGGAAAGGGGGAGCCTGGGACGGTAGGAAGAGTGGACTGCACAGCTTCAGGGGTGGAGAATTCTGGGTCCTTGGGAAAAGTAGACAAGCCATGTTCCAGCAAAGTGGATATAGTGTCCCCAGGAGGGGACAATGCTGGGTCTTTAAGAAAGGTAGAGATTATATCCTCAGGCAAAATGGATCCAAAACCAGAGAATGTCATGCATTCCAGAAGAGAGCGCCCTGGATCCACAGGAGAGGGAGATCTTGTGTCTTTGAGGGAAAATGATATGAAACCCCCGGACAAGGCAGATTCTGCCTCCACAAAAAAGACAGACCCTGAGTTCTCTGGGAAGCTAACTCCAGGATCATCAGGCAAGACGGAGCTTGCATCCTCAGTAACTGTGGCTCCTGTGACCTCCGAAAATGTGAATCCTGTATGCTTGGGGGGAGTAGGTCCTGCAGCTGTGAGCAATACAGAAAATTTGTCCTCAGCCAAGAAGGACCCTCAGTTTCTTGGAAAGAAAGAGGCTGTCTCCTCAGGAGAAGGTGGGTCTGTATCTGTGAGAATAGCAGAAACAGTGTCTGCCAGACAGCCAGAAGGTGTGTTTCCAGCAAAGACAGGTCCTACATCTTCGAACAGTACAGGACCTTCAGGCAGAGTGGACCCTGTTTCCTTAAGAAATTCAGAACTTGTCTCCCCAGTGAAACCAGAACACTTGTCCTCTGGGCAGGCAGAACGTGTGTCCTTggtaaaaacagaaacattatcCTCAGGAAAAGAAGATCCAAGGTCTTCTAGAAGGGTGGATCACACGACTGTCACGGGAAACATGAAAACATCTCAAAAGGGGAATCCCGAGTCTTCAGGAAAGACAGACCTTGGGTCTTCGAGTTCAAGAGATACCAGGTCTCTGGGGACTTGGGGGTCCCTGTCTGCTGCAAAAGCTGAGGTGACTGAGGGGAAAGGAGACCCACAGCCCTTGGAGAAGGCAAGTCTCCCAGCCTCAGAGAAGACTGATCCCCTGGCTTCAAGCAAGGCAGGCTCTGCAAGCCAGGAAAAGGCAGAAACGGTTTCCCCTGGAGAAGTGGACGCCATGACTTTAGGAAAAACGGCCTCAATGAGTTCAGGAAAAACAGCTTTGGTATCCCCAGGGAAAGTGGATCTCATGGCCTCAGAAAGAGCAGAAGGCATCCCAGAGCTGAAGGCTTCAGAGAAAAGGAATCCTGGCAACTCCACACGGGAGGACACCGGGGCCACAGGGAGTACTGAGCCCAAATCTGGGGTCAAAGTGGTAACCCAGATTCCAGGTGCCACATCCCCGGGAAAGGTGGAAACTCCGTCTTTGCAAAAGGAGCAGCCACAACTGTCTGAGAAGACAGATCCCTCCAGAAAAGTCGACGCCCCCACGACTGTGGAGCCTGTGTCCCTGGGGAAGGCTGACTCTGCATCTCCATCTCCTAGAAAAGCAGAGTCTCAGACTTCGGCCAAGACTGTCCCTCAGGCCCCAGACAAGGCCACGTCCTCTCTCAGGCAATCAGATGGCACACCCTACAGCTCAGCCCAGCCCCAGAGAGATACCAGGAGCATCGGATCCCTGCCAGAGCCGGAGCCCTCTGCCAGCACCAGCCAGAAAGACCTAGCGGCAGCGGCGGCTCAGAAGAGCCCCAGCGCAGAGGCTGCAGCGCCCCCGCCAGGGCCACGGACTCGCGACAACTTCACCAAGGCGCCGTCGTGGGACGCCGGAGCGCCACCGCCACGCGAGGACGCGGGCACGCAGGCAGGCGCACAGGCCTGCGTCTCGGTGGCGGTGAGCCCCATGTCTCCGCAGGACGGCGCGGGCGGCCCGGCCTTCAGCTTCCAGGCGGCGCCGCGCGCGCCCAGCCCCGCACCCAGGCCACCATCGCGCCGGGACGCGGGCCTGCAGGTGTCGCTGGGAGCCGCCGAGACACGTTCGGTGGCCACAGGGCCCATGACTCCGCAGGCCGCAGCGCCGCCCGCCGTGCCGCCCGTCTTCCCCGAGGTGCGGGTGCGGCCAGGCTCGGTGTTGGCGGCCGCCATGGCGCCCCAGGAGGCGACCGAGCCGGTGCGCGACGTGAGCTGGGACGAGAAGGGCATGACGTGGGAAGTTTACGGTGCCTCCATGGAGGTGGAGGTGCTGGGCATGGCCATCCAGAAGCATCTGGAGCGTCAGATCGAGGAGCACGGCCGCCAAGGGGCGCCGGCGCCGCCGCCCGCCGTCCGCGCGGGCCCAGGCCGTGCAGGTTCCGTGCGCACCGCACCGGCGGAGGGCGCCGCCAAGCGCCCGCCGGGCCTCTTCCGCGCGCTGCTGCAGAGTGTGCGCCGGCCGCGGTGCTGCTCGCGGGCGGGCCCCACCGCCGAGTGA